Below is a window of Hydrogenimonas sp. SS33 DNA.
GTTTGTGTGGAGGGTCGAGAGGACCAGGTGGCCCGTCAATGCCGCCTGCACGGCGATACGGAGGGTCTCCTGGTCGCGGATCTCACCGATCATGATGATGTCCGGGTCCTGTCGGAGGATGGAGCGCAGGGCGCTGGCGAAGGTGAGCCCCACCTTGGGATTGACCTGGACCTGCTGGACCAGCGGCATCTGGTACTCCACCGGGTCTTCGACCGTAATCAGCTTCTTGTCGACACTTTTTAGGTTGTTGAGGGCACCGTAGAGGGTCGTCGTCTTACCGCTTCCCGTGGGGCCTGTGACCAGGACGATTCCGTAGGGCACTTTCAGGGCATCGTTGAAGATGTTGAAATTGTGGGCGCTCATACCGGCGTCTTCGAGGCGTATCATCACTTTCGACTTGTCGAGAATACGCATGACGATCGATTCGCCGTTCATGATAGGCAGGGTGGAAACCCGGAAGTCGAATTCCCTTTCGAGAATGGTGGCGGAGAAGCGTCCGTCCTGGGGTTTGCGCCGTTCCGCGATATCGAGGTTGGAAAGGAGTTTGAGCCTCGAAGAGAGAGGGGGGTAGATATCTTTGTCGAAGCGGAAACTCTCCGCCAGCATACCGTCGATACGGCTGCGGACGACACAGCTGTTTTCCGTCGGTTCGATGTGGATGTCGCTGGCCCGGGCGATGATCGACGATTTGAGGATCACTTCGATGAGTTTGAGGATGGCGGAGGACTCGCTCGCTTCCGTGGCGGAGGCACTTTCGGAAATCTCTTCCCGGATTTCGTTGATGAGCCCTTTGATGCTCTCGGACATCTCCAGCCGGTTGAGGTGGTAGGCGATCTGGCTCGGGCGGGCGATGGCCATGGTGATCGGTTTTTTCGGGAAAGCGCGCTGCATCGCCTCCTGGGCGCTGAAATCGAAGGGGTCCTTGAAGACGACCGTTACATTCAGATCGGTCTCTTTGATGGGGAGGGCCCCCAGCTTTTCCAGTTTGTCCATCGGCATTCTGGAGATGAGCCGAAGGTCTATATCTACCTCGTCCAGGTTGACATACTCCACATTCATCAGCTGGGCGAGGTATTTGAGAACTTTGTCGATATTGATGGAAGAGCCGTCCTGCTCCAGCACTTCGAGTGAGATATTCCCCTTTCTCACTTCATCGGCGATGAAACGGTAGGCCTGGTCGGGATCGATGATTCTGTTATCGACGAGTGCCTTGAAAGTGATGCGTTTCTCTTTTTTCGAACGCAGCAGTTCGGCGATCTGCTCTTTCGTAACCAATCCGCCGGCAATGAAAAGCTCTATCAGTTTACCCATCACCAGTACCTGTGTGTTTTGATTATATGGTCGTTTACACGTTCTTCAATGATCATTTTAGGTGCTCCGCGACCGTATTCGACATAGAGGACGTAATAGAGACCTTTCCCGTTTGCAGGTTCGAAAATATACCGGCCATCTACCTTCCTGTAATTTCCTTTTGTATACATATCGAATATTTTCGAAAGAATGTAATCGGTCGTAGGGAGTCTGAGATGGCTGATATCCACATGATCCACGAGCGCATGATAAAGGAGTTTTTTTTGAAGAAGGATAGTAGCGAAATAACTTGCGTTGGCTCTTTCTGTCTTTGTGTTCCGCAATCCCGTCATGGGAACGGCGAGACGGTCGATATAGTCTGCTTTCAGGCAGGAGAGGCCATAAAGCATCAGGAACCTGGAATTTTTTTTGTTTTGATTGAAAATTCTCAATCCTGTACGACAGGCGTTTTTGTACTCTCCGTTCCGGTACATTCGGTAGATATCCTGGACGGTGGCTGCTTCGATTGCGGTCCCGAATGTAATAAAGAGAAGAATTGTCGATATGATTTTCATAATCCGCTTTCCAGTGTTTCGAGATAGGCTTTGACTTTACGTGACGGATATTGGTTGAGATAGATTTTGAGTGCCCTGACGGCTTCTCCCCTCTGTCCGAGTTTCACTTTCGCTTTGGCATAGAGAAGCCAGCTGTTTTCGTTGGAAGGTTCCAGCGAATTGGCAATAATGCTCCACCGAATCGCTTCCCGATAGTTTTTCTTGTTGAAAAAACTCTGGGCGATATAGGCAGCCAGTTTCGGATCACGATTCTGATTGAAACGTTTGACAAGATACTCCAGGGTATGGTTGGTCTTTTTTGTGCTAATGGTGATTTCACCGTCTCCTTTTTCAGGAGCTTCGGATTTGACTATGTCGATCGCCGATGCATCGTCTCTCTTCCGCAGTTTTGGCGGATTTTGTTCCGTAGGCCGTTTTGAGGAAGAAAAATGGGAAGCCCTGTCGGAGCGGAGATCTGATGTTTGGCGTTGCGGTTTTGCCGGCGCTATGACTTCATGGTGTATCGGGGTGGCCGGTCGGGAGTAACGCATCTTCCGGGGTTCTTCCGAAAGTTTTTCCAGGAAAGAGGTGTCGGGTGCCAGTACGATTTCTTTACGCTTCTGGGGGGAGGGTTCTGAACCGTTTTGTCGAGCCGGAGGCGTATGTGCGGCAGAGACGATTTTTTCCTCCGAAGGGTTGACCGGTCTGGTGCGGGTATCGGTATCCGTTTCAGAAACGATACGGACTTTTTGTCGACTTTCTGTTTTCCCGGGAGGAGTCTCCGAAACTTTCGGTTGCGGGGAAGGGTGCACCGCCGGTGCTATCGAAACAGGAGAGGTAGAAGAAGAGTCGGTGTGGGGCCAAAGCAGAAAAAGTACGCTTGCGATCACCACACTGCCCGTTACGAGATAAAGCGGCAAGCGTTGTTTTAGCTTGTACCTCCTCCACGCCTTTTCAAGCTCTTCGATTTCACGCATGAATATATCCCAGTTTCAATGCCGCCATTTCGATAAACTGTTTTTTAACGGTTTTGTGTGCGATCTTGGAGGGGCGGTGATTCTCGTAGTAGTCGTAAATTTCAAAAAGAGTGTACATCATTTTGTTGATTTCTCTGTAATTTCCCTTTGTGAATCTGTGAATGAGTTTGCAATTTCCCATATCGAACATATTGGCAATTTCGAAATAGTTTTGTTGGATCAGTTTTTTCTGGATGTACATCTGGGTATCATGGATGGTACCGTTTTTCAGTTCGATCGTTTCCCAGATCCTGGACTGGAAATGCTCTTTGGCGATGAGGTCTTCTTTCTCCGTTTTGTGCAAAGAGACGACGAATTTGATAACCCTCGTATCCGATATGAGGCGAATCTGTTCCATCATGGAAGAGGGGTAGAGCTGGGCCTCATCCAATAGAACCGTAATATGCTTTTCATCTTTCAGGGACTGGCAGATGTCGATGAACTGATTGTACGTGAGATTTTCAGGAACTTCGTTTGCATCTCCGACAAGGAAACGGTAGAGCGTTCGGATGAATTCCGATTCGTTCCGGATCGGCGTGGAGATGATATGAATATCTTCTTTGTCCCGCAGATCGTGGTAGATTTTGTTGATGAGAATGCTTTTCCCGGTCCCGGGCTTTCCGTAAAGGAGAATCATCTTCAAAGGTTTGGCGATGCTCTCCTGTAGCTTGTTGTAGAAAAGAATCGATGTATCCAGACCTATGTATTGGGTTATTTCGATCTGGTCGACGAATATTTTCTGCAGCTGCCGGTATTTACTCATTTCATCTTCGTCAGATTGCTGTCGGAAAGCCTGTCGTATCCGAGATCTTTCAGGGTCATACTGTTTTTCGCCTTGACCAGATGGGGCGTGACGATGATGACGAGTTCGATTTTCTCGTCGGTCTGCTCTTCATATTTGAAAGCGTATCCTACCACCGGAATGTCGCCGAGAAGAGGGACTTTGTTGGTTTCATTCTGGACACGGTCGGTGATGAGACCGCCCAGAATGACATGGGCCCCGTCTTTAACGGTGACGACGGAAGCCATCTGACGGCGTTCAAGGTCAGGCGGCATGGTACGGTTGATATTGTCGTTGGTGACAGGGTTGATGGTGTCGCTGACGGAAGGATTGATCTTCAGCGTAATAGTACCGTCCGCTGCGATTTCGGGTGTGATATCGAGCAGAATACCAGCAAAGACGGAGTCGATAATCTCGTTTTGTGCAACGGTACTTCCGCCCGTATTGCTGAGGGTGGTGCTGTTTTGGATTTTGTAAAAGTACTGTTTTCCGACGGTAATCATGGCGGACTGGTTATTGAGCGTCAGGACTTTGGGGTTGGATACTGAGTGAACGTCACCCTGACTTTTCAGAAATTTTAGAATAGTTCCAAGTTGAGCATTCATGACTATGTCAGTAAACTTTGCAGCTGTTCCTGGTACGAATTTGCTTATATAAGGCAATTGTCCTGAACCGGGAAAAGTAATTTCACCGACATTGTCATTGGTTTTCAGACGTTCACCGGAAACGGTAAAGTTTTGAAGTTTGTAGATCTCTCTCCAGTCGATTCCCGTCTCTTTTCCTTTCTTCAGGACGACGGCATACATTTTTACGTCGATGAGAACCTGTTTATGCAGACGGTTGACCATATTGTCCAGATAGGCTTCGACCCTGTCGAGCTGTTTTTTCGTACCTGTAATGGTCACGAGTCCGGATTCACGGTCGATAACCGGTGCCCCTGCCTGGTAAGTGTCTTCGGGGCGGTTGAGAATATGTTCGATCTGATTGGAAAGGGTGGTCCAGAATACGAATTCATCACTGGACTGGATTTCGATCCCGCTTTCGGATTCTCCGGTATTCATCTGACTGGTCGAAACCATGCCTCCGCTTTGGGAAGTGCTTTGCTGCCCGTTGGTACCGCTTGCCAGGGAAACCCTCGTTTTGCTGGTGCTTTGGCGATCTGTGCTGATGTAATCCACATGGAAGGTTTTGGTAAGAAGATAGGAAATTTTGAGAATATTGCCGTCGAGTGAATAGTTTAGATTGTGTTCATTCAACGCGATGTTCAGAACTTCGGGCAGCGTCACATTTTTGAGAGAAAAACGGTTCAGCCTGGTTTTCAGACGTTTGGCCGCTTCATTGTCCTTGACGATCAGTGTAAGATCACACTGGTCGGCGAGCTGGTCGATAAGCTCGGAGATGCGCGTACCTTTGTTCGCTTTGATGTTGAAAAGATTGTCTTCACAGGAAGCCTGCAGGTTTGTCGCCAGGCCGAGAGTCGCGGTGACGGCTGCCGCCATGAGCGAAAGTCTGATCGATTTTATTGTCTTTGTCATTCCCAATCCTTACTTCACGAAGAGTTTGATGTTTTTGCTTTTTTTATGACGCATATAGACGCGTACCTTTTCGTTTCCCCGGGTCAGCAATGCATAATTTTTGCCGACCTTTGAAATTTTGTATCCATGGATTGTCTGATTGAGCGAATACCATTTCCGGTTCAGTTTCACACGGTCGTTGATGATGGCGGTGAGAGTGAACCGGTAGTGGCGTTTTTTGGATTTTCCGGCCAGTACCCTGGAGTATTTGCCGCCCAGATAAATAAACGGATCTTTGGCTTTGGCGATATCCTGCTTCGTCAGTCCGATTCGCTCCTGCTTGATATCGTTGACCAGTTTGTCGATGTCGTTGATCGTGATCTCCGCGTGTGCCAGTGTCAAACCCAGGGCGACGATGCCCACACTTTTGATCAATAGTTGATTCCCCATACCGATACCTTGAAGTTGGCTTTGATGTCTTTGTCACTTTCCATGTCTATATTGTAAATATCGACTACGAGCTCACTCTCTTCAATCTCGTTCATGAAAGCGATCATGTTCCTGTAGGATCCTTCACATTCGACACCGATCTCCAGAACATGTCCAAAATTGTCCTGGTTGTTGACGAATTTGTTGGAGATGAGGGAGATGTCTATATGATTTCTTTTCGCTTTGTGCGAAATGGAGTCCAGAAATTTGGCCCAGTTCTTTT
It encodes the following:
- a CDS encoding GspE/PulE family protein; the encoded protein is MGKLIELFIAGGLVTKEQIAELLRSKKEKRITFKALVDNRIIDPDQAYRFIADEVRKGNISLEVLEQDGSSINIDKVLKYLAQLMNVEYVNLDEVDIDLRLISRMPMDKLEKLGALPIKETDLNVTVVFKDPFDFSAQEAMQRAFPKKPITMAIARPSQIAYHLNRLEMSESIKGLINEIREEISESASATEASESSAILKLIEVILKSSIIARASDIHIEPTENSCVVRSRIDGMLAESFRFDKDIYPPLSSRLKLLSNLDIAERRKPQDGRFSATILEREFDFRVSTLPIMNGESIVMRILDKSKVMIRLEDAGMSAHNFNIFNDALKVPYGIVLVTGPTGSGKTTTLYGALNNLKSVDKKLITVEDPVEYQMPLVQQVQVNPKVGLTFASALRSILRQDPDIIMIGEIRDQETLRIAVQAALTGHLVLSTLHTNDAISAITRMADMGIEPYLISGSLIAIEAQRLVRKICPYCKKPVEIPEHIIEELREFIPEQYQFYKGSGCKECQGTGYSGREMISEVLRVNETLTSMIAREASKAEITQEAFKQGFITMIQDGMNKALEGKTTIDEVLRVARLS
- a CDS encoding ATP-binding protein; this translates as MSKYRQLQKIFVDQIEITQYIGLDTSILFYNKLQESIAKPLKMILLYGKPGTGKSILINKIYHDLRDKEDIHIISTPIRNESEFIRTLYRFLVGDANEVPENLTYNQFIDICQSLKDEKHITVLLDEAQLYPSSMMEQIRLISDTRVIKFVVSLHKTEKEDLIAKEHFQSRIWETIELKNGTIHDTQMYIQKKLIQQNYFEIANMFDMGNCKLIHRFTKGNYREINKMMYTLFEIYDYYENHRPSKIAHKTVKKQFIEMAALKLGYIHA
- the mshL gene encoding pilus (MSHA type) biogenesis protein MshL, whose product is MTKTIKSIRLSLMAAAVTATLGLATNLQASCEDNLFNIKANKGTRISELIDQLADQCDLTLIVKDNEAAKRLKTRLNRFSLKNVTLPEVLNIALNEHNLNYSLDGNILKISYLLTKTFHVDYISTDRQSTSKTRVSLASGTNGQQSTSQSGGMVSTSQMNTGESESGIEIQSSDEFVFWTTLSNQIEHILNRPEDTYQAGAPVIDRESGLVTITGTKKQLDRVEAYLDNMVNRLHKQVLIDVKMYAVVLKKGKETGIDWREIYKLQNFTVSGERLKTNDNVGEITFPGSGQLPYISKFVPGTAAKFTDIVMNAQLGTILKFLKSQGDVHSVSNPKVLTLNNQSAMITVGKQYFYKIQNSTTLSNTGGSTVAQNEIIDSVFAGILLDITPEIAADGTITLKINPSVSDTINPVTNDNINRTMPPDLERRQMASVVTVKDGAHVILGGLITDRVQNETNKVPLLGDIPVVGYAFKYEEQTDEKIELVIIVTPHLVKAKNSMTLKDLGYDRLSDSNLTKMK